The region CATTTACCGTCCAGTGGAACTAATAATTAAGCCTTAAGGCAAACTACCAAACTCAGATTTGGCTGTGATGTTGCCAGATAGTGATGTGTTTCATCATTCCAGAAAACTCTAAGCTTATACATTTTATGATGCTTCTAGGCTTGTGCAACTGCTAAAGTACATAAGTGATTATTACCCTACtttctatatatattttatctagTTATTCTTCTACTTTGTACTTTGCTATGTCCAAAGAATTGGGCCAGGTTTTACATTTCACTGCCGGTTGTATACTGTGTATAACTGTGTATGTGACCAACAAATTAAATCTTGAATCTAAAGCATGGAAACCCAAACCCTGAAGCTGATTTTTATACATTGGTCTTATTCACTTTGCATCAATATACAGCTTTTTGGGTAATTCTGCTTTTTGGGCATCATATCCCACTTATTACAAGGTTTGTGTTTGTccatgtgtttttgtacactaaAATAGGGTaacatgattgttttttttttaccatttaagATCCTGGTGGACCAACCTTTACCATTGGGAAGTCAGTGTGGCTACTGTGGGGGATCGTGTTCAACAATTCTGTCCCCATCGAGAACCCCAAGGGAACCACAAGTAAGATCATGGTACTGGTGTGGGCCTTCTTTGCGGTTATCTTTCTGGCCAGCTACACAGCCAACCTGGCAGCATTTATGATCCAGGAGCAATACATCGACACTGTTTCTGGACTGAGTGACAAAAAGGTAAgtgttgatttaattatttttttgctacaGCAGATCAGGTTTAATCTACCGACACCCTAGTGAACTAGCAAAGCTAGGTTTGTTAGTTATAGCTCCTAACTATTGATCTCAAAGCTActtgtatgtttttttcttgtatACTTGTATGGCTTTTCTCGTTATTTCCTTTATAGCTAATTATATTTGAGTGGGTCACATGTTTTACATGTTACAAGCTAATTTATCTTTACTGAAGTTTAAAATATTCTGTAAttcgaccaccacagagcattaTGCACTGatcaatttttaatttaaacaagTGCCCCATCCTGATGGCATTTTCTGTTGCATTTTTAATCAAGCTGAAATTGTAATTCATTTTAAGGACACCCACAGATTATAAACACACCTACATTAAAATGATTGAGATTAAAATATTCATATGTTTGTATGTAAATTATTTGACATTTTGCATATaaaattacacaaatacacaccagTATTGACACAGAAGTGtacatttcacacaacatatccTGACACTACAAGATTTTAAGATCCAGAAATTGAGTTAAGGTTAAATGAAATATGTAatagaatatttaaaaaatgcagcaaaacagcattttaaaattctgatttattttaaatatcaactaaatattttatttggcCAGACACATACAGCCTCTAGCTCATTATTAGCAGCTGTTTATTAGCTACTTGCTACGTTTTGGATTATTTTAACTACATAAGAAATACATCATTTATTACTATATGCAGATTATTTGTACAGCAAAATCAGTCAGTGGATGTAGGttttaatttccttttttaatttaaatcccTTTTACCTTGTGGTTTTGACACAATAGTATGCAGAACACATAAAGCCATAAAGGCGTCTATGGCTTTCACATGCACATATGAATATGACTATTTGAGCATGTATTATAACGTTATGTATTACAGCATTCATTTAGATTCTAGACATTCTTTTACATCTGAAAAATATGTTATAAagcattattattcattcaAAACAGGCTTGCTGGCACAATGCCCCTGAGAAAGCGCTGCTTTACCCCAAAAGCACAGAGACGTGCTCTCATCTTAGTCTGTAGCCAGTGTGTATGAAGAGACATTGCATTGAAAGATTTCCAGTAATCCACATGCTGGTCATGAAGAGGGGATAAATAATGGAGAGAAAAAAGTCTGTACTCAGCACCTCCTAAACCCTGCAGGCAACAGCAAGCACAAATTGTGACACTTGTTGACGTtacttaaataattacatttgcaCTGCGTGAATGATGTATTTTATCCGTTGAGCTTCCTGTTAAACTTActtagtggtgggcggatcgatccaaatatccaTATTAttgataccaacgttggtattggtatcggatcgatactagtgcgATGGGATTGgtatttagttttactttttctcctctacattcagtacgtttctcccgtttcgtcagaaagtaaagatcatgtgtgtacagactccgctcctctcacatcttacatgctcacctcgttcctcccctcctgctctgctgtgttttgttgtggtaccgtcacttTGTTATGTtcttaaaatcctaacagacatcagtacattggtaggcattggaagattgtaagtttttgaatactttgctttgcagatacagaaatagggtcaatttatggaaataatagtgcaAACTATACGTACATACAGTATGGACGCACCTTATGCACTTTGCGCACCCTACGtaaatgaatcggagcatgcgcggtgaggctcttattccctgtgtttgtgttttggtgaatgagagctcttttcttttgactttgtgcttataaatgtaaacagaatagcatcgattttgtattttaaattaacaaggacacatatattcggtcactattaaaaatgtatacatttatttacccagcaaacacaactatgtggtatgagttagctgctttgtggtgatacgccatgatggtaacattgagagaaagtaaagcaccagaaacaagaaatctggcCGCTtcaaacaactgaatttatttacaaccctactgagagcagctacttacaaaaatgtatgtattacaataatattcattcagatttagcaatttgattatgcatctaccttaattattaaaaagtatcgtaTCGGccatactggccctgtatttacttggtattggATCGATCGCACACCACTACACTTACTACCATGATTGTTTCACTCCAAAAAATACTAGACTGATGCAACAATAATGCCAAGTGTTCATAAACGTAGGAAAAAGAAATGATATGAGACACATATTCAATAAAGCTATAATAAGgtaatatttaaatatcatAAAAAGTaggaaaatgtattaatattatcagTGTGTCTTTAACTGAGCAGCACTGGGAAAACGTTGAGACATGAATTCAGAATTAAGCCCAGATTAGTTCCCATGACTGGTAGGATGTTGATTTGCATTTCAAATATAAAGTCCAAAGATAAAGAATCCTAAAAAATCTACTAATGAAAGAACTGAAGTGAAAAATTAATCTCTCTTTGACCGCTCAGATTCCTCAGACCACTTAACTGTCCGTCATGGGGTTTGAAGTCAGTTTAACTTTGTTCCTcttttttgttccttttatatattaaatttttGCCCATCTCAGTTCCAGAAGCCTCAGGAGCAGTACCCGCCGTTTCGGTTTGGAACCGTGCCTAATGGCAGCACTGAGCGCAATATAAGGAGCAACTATCCCGAGATGCACTCCCACATGGTCAAATATAATCAGAAGGGTGTGGAAGATGCCCTGAACAGTCTCAAAACTGGGTATGTTTTCGCATGAATGTTCTGTTTAGCAAAAACGCCTTAAATCCTAAAGTTTATTCTCAAACATAACAATGTAATTATTTCATACAGCAAACTTGATGCATTCATCTACGATGCGGCCGTGCTGAACTACATGGCTGGTAAAGATGAGGGATGTAAGCTGGTGACCATCGGAAGTGGGAAGGTTTTTGCGACTACGGGTTACGGCATTGCCCTTCAGAAGGAGTCACGCTGGAAGCGTCCTATCGACCTCGCCCTGCTCCAGTTCCTGGCTGACGGTAAAGTTATGAACTGCATGTTAAACCAATTGTAGgtaaaaagacagaaaacatCTAAATTGCTGCTTGGTTAAGGTGCCAACACAAGGAGTGGAGGAACACATGGAGCATAGTGTTACTCTTTATTCACAGCAGGGGAAAAGATAATAACAACATGGGTTTTCATTTAATGGATTATATTTTGCTATATTTAGGCTTAAACTGTATGAATCAGGAGTCTGGCTGAGCCACACATTTGGTCTAGTCTTGTCTGAAGGaggctttaaaaataaattaaagtataaacaaacaagctgctcttgTTCTTATAGGTGATACTCAAAAGCTGCAGACGGTGTGGCTGACCGGGATCTGTCgcaatgaaaaaaaagaagTCATGAGCTCCAAGCTAGACATCGATAACATGGCAGGGGTTTTCTACATGCTGCTGGTGGCGATGGGCCTTAGCTTGCTAGTGTTCGCATGGGAGCACCTGCTGTACTGGAAACTGCGCCACTCTGTACGCAAGTCTGAACGTCTGGACTTCCTACTGGCCATCAGCAGAGTAAGTGCTTGTTTTATCTGAAGTTTAAAATAGCGTCCCATGAATTATACACTTAATTATTATCTACTGCATGTGAATGAGGTCATATTACACATTAAACCATATCACACAACCACAGTTGATTAATAATATGTAAAACcttagttcatttatttaaaaaaaaggaaaaaacacCCATAATACATTGGGAAACTGGAGTGAAATAGAGTACCCAAGGGGGAAGCACGTTGCCTTGTGAACATTTATTAAAAGGCAGTAACCTGGTATTGGTTTTTACCCAGATTGCTGTGCTGGAACCACACAACCATTAACCATCCGTATATATACACTTTTTACttggtatatatacactgtcaTGTCACATTATGGTCTGGGAAATATTTTCGTGGCATTCTCCGGGCCCATGCATCCATGTGGAAGGCACTCTCAACCGATTTGGCTATGAATCCATCCTTGCACATCACATACACCCATACATGTCTTCCCTGGGGCAGCAGGACAATGCCACATGTCACAAAGCTAGAAATatccgacattggttggaagagccccctaattccccagacttgaacccgaTTAAGCGTTTGTGGGATCACCTTGATGGTCATGTGTTGGCTCTTTGGATCTttccccacgccccctccagcagctgtgggatgcactgcagtcagcatggctccagataccccagatacctgtgacaacctaccaggaccttattgagtcactcccagtctagctgctgtccatgcTGGTGTAGtagaaatgcttctttaatcATTGTGGCATcctctttttaagttttgcaTACTGAATACTGTACAGTTAAAGGATTTGTGAGTAATATAATCACAAAAACTTAATAAAAGATGCTTAAATCAAACAGCTGAGGTGTTTTCtgcttttcattattttttaattattttaaataatttttaattattattaataacactgAACATACTGACAGTGGTGATGTTTGTTTAAATTTTCCTGTGGAGATTTAATTTGAATGTAAAATCTATcaagtacaaataaaagaaaacacagattTGCATATAAAAGGGAAAAATAATATGCAACATAAATGCATCACCGGTTTTGTTTATCTGCTCATATTTATATTAATCCACACAAGCTGTCAGAGTAAATAGAATACCAATAAACCATTTTTAGTCATTCTTATCAGTTTATCTGATAATGTCCTCTAATCCAGAGGTTTCCAAACAGTGGGGCAGGGCATGAGTACCTGTCTGGGGGTctgaaaaaaaacccttaaaaatagggctaacagtaACCTTATGTCCATATTAAACACACTGATTATTCATTTAAATCCAGGCTAAAAAATATATGAGGACACCTAAGCATGAGTCTGTTAGACATTCCATTCGGGAAAAAAATGGCCAATTCTATGAAGATGGTCTCCTTTTGTGGCTACATCAGCCTCCACGCTACAAAATATGTGTGTCTCTATGAGAAATGTGCCCATTCGGactaaagagcatttgtaaaggtcaagcactgatgttACACAAGAACGcctgggttgaggtcaggacggTGCAGGTCGTTGAGTTTCTCCATACAAAACAGACCTAGAGAGGAGTGAGCCTTTCATGTATAACTGATTTCATAAACCTGTTAGCAgttggtgtggctgaaacacttattAGTCAtacagtaaatgtatttgacaGTAAAACAGCCACTTCAAAACAAACTGGTTATTTTCAATATTGGAAAATTATGCATAAAAGCCAAATAAATCATGGACCTTATAATTTATGCTACTACGTTAAATCTTGGGAGTCAAGAATTCCCTGCTGGTTACAGACACAGATATAGTTTTGTTGGGAAATGGTTTGAGTTTGAGTAacaataatgtatttttttccaaAGCTCTGGCATTATATACACAAAGATACACAAAGAACACAATATTTAAGCTACATATCCTAAATGTGACATATgaaaagcaaaagaaaacaCATTAGCTGTGTGATTTAGGCatcatttattatgtttttgtgATTATATTACTGCTCTGGAATTTTATATATACTATAAGTATATATCACTTTTCCTCATTTCCTTAGTACCATTGGTACCCACCCCTCTCAGTTTCTTTAGATACtaaatgtcttttgtatttgttgtactgttttttatctgaactatgtatattgtattgttttgcacttgtgttctgtgttgcaccctggtgcTGGAggattgttgttttgttttagtatgtacttgtatgGAGCTGAAAAGCCCACTTGAACTTGAACTGGTATAACATCCTGCAGCAGCATTAAAATTTTTGTATCTGCTGATCAGACTGATGTTTCTTTCATCAACAGTCTTCTTTGTGTTATTCAGTTCAAAGGTAGCTTTATTGGCACAACAATACGGACATTCGTGTTGCCAAAACTTACATATTTAGGAAATATaagaaaaaattacaataaaatacaatattaaaattatatatatatatatatatatatatatatatatatatatatatatataataatttattgtattgtaatttattgtatttattgtatctttatacataaataagaaatagaataaaaaatatagtaaaaagaaaatagtaatataaaaatacaatataaaaaattacatatatatatatatatatatatatatattataatttattgtattttttgtcatactttatacataaataagaaatataataaagaatatagtacaaagaaaataatattataaaaatacaatataaaaaattacatatatatatatatacgtatatatactgtatatatatatatatatataaaacagtgCAGGTAGTAACAACAATAAAGAATATATTGACAGTGAAAATACTAAACGTAGGCAGTGATAAGTTGTTTTCATGTGTTTTATTCTTTTGTTTATTGTGTTTCTCAGTTTAGGGTCAGACACTGTGCTTAGATAATCTGCCGtgctgtagtgtctgtttagagCCAAATATCACTATTCACTGTTATTGGGATAGTGTAgcctgcttagactgtacactgtcccagtaatgtaagtcactttggataaaaagcgtctgctaaatgttgaaaatgtaaatgttatttcaCTACATATTAATTAGTATGGACTAATTGGACTGGACTCTGCTTTGTGTTACAATTGTATGTGATACAATTCTGTTCTTGATTTAattgtgtgttcagggtgattgTCTTGGCGTATTATTTAAATTCTGTTAAACTTCAGGTGACAAATGTTTACCTTGATTGCAAGGCttgaagcagcaaagcatctccaaaacattATGGTCACTCCAGCATGACTTACAGCTGAAATATTtggttttatttggttttataaagataaaaaaacatATGTTTTGTTATTGTAAGCCAGATTACATTTTAGGAGTTTCTGAGGAATGCaaaaagggttcacaaactttttcttgtCACTGTAAATCTTACACAATGACACGGTCtcatttttctttacttttttgtagGGGATTTACAGCTGCTTCAATGGAGTGGAGGACATGGATCACAATGGAAGCATACAGGGCCCAGATGTTACCACCAGTTACACCCAGGCCAACATGCTCAAGATGCTTAAGACGGCCAAAGATATCGTTTCCTCCACCAGAGTCGAGAACTCCTTGGATAATGCCACTAAGACCATCGAGAACTGGACCCGTCGGGGCCCAGATGTGAATAAACCTAGTCTTCCGACCCGCTTGATAAGCACTGATTCCACTCATGGCCGGTTGCCCTATATTTCCAGTGTCACTGACAACCACACACCATATCCCCACAGAGCACTGACTCCCACTTTACCTCTGCATTATGGAGATAACATCACCCAGACCTTGCACGAGAAGAGTCGAATCCTGACAAGGCCTACGCCGTTACGCTACACTCTTCCTGCACGGACAAGTCACCATCAGGTATACGGACGGACCCTACCCATTTCTAGTCTTAGCAGTCCCCATATTGCATTGAGGGACCCACCACCTCCAACAGCCCCTAAACCCCAGCACAGGTTTTACATGGACAGTCAGACCTGTCCAACAACCTCGCCCTTTTTCCCTTACCGTGAGTTTCAAGTCCCCAACATCTATGTGGAACACCAGGAACCCTTGGAGACCCGAAAACTGTACACTGAAGGCCAAGGCCACAAGAAGAGGTCCCACAGTTATGTGGCACCTTCACCGGAAACTCGGCGCAGGAACGATTACGATGAACCGTCTGCTTGCTTGGCTGAACTCAGCGCTAATCACCTTATGGAGAACCATTCCCATACTACACCCTGCCTGGGAAGTCACTACCAGAGGCCCAGTGCTAGCTGCAACTCCTGCATTAAACCATACCTAGAGCCAGATTTCGAAGACGTTCCTCTGCTGGGGAAGGAAAAACTAAACCGCCGCGCCTCTTTTCTCAGGGCCACGTGGGGTGGCGACAGAATGCGGCATCTGGACGAAAAGCCTTCCACCTCTGCGTCTTCTTCAAGACGGATGAACATGCCTGACCTCTTCCCTCGTGTGGTGGTGGCGAATCCCAAGCCTTTGAAAATGTACGCCAGTGCTGGTAAAAACTTTAGCTATAACATGCCAGTCGAGCCAGAATATTTGGACCCGGCCCATATGTGCTCTTACCCATACAAGCCACAGAAACTCAAATGTTCTCAGTCCACCCGGCTCCCCTCATACCGGGAGGCGCTTCTGCAGAACGCGGCGGCATTGCGTCGGTCTTCTTCCACGGTGGTGCACAGACATTACTCCACCTTCCTGAACTCATACAATGATCTTCCGGTATATGTGGGGCCCACACACTTCTACAATCACCCCAAAGACACGTGCCACATGTTTCCCTGCGTCAACCACTGCCCGAATGATGTCGCCCTGATACCCCGGTTAGACGGCAGGCCTGTAATGTACCAAAATGCTGCTTTTGGAAGCTATGAGGGCACTGGATGCTCACACCAGGACCTACCAATGCAGACATTGCACACTCTCCCAGCGTCCTCCAGGAAAAGCGAACGCAGACGAGTTTTGGTGGCACACAGAGCTAACAGTCCTTATCTGCCAAAGCCTTGGGGTAGAGTGTCTAGTCTAGAGTCTGAGGTCTGAAACCTTTAATAATGGTGCCTCAGAGCTCGAAGACCTCTCCCACTATGGACGTAGAGTGGGAGAGGCCTGGAACTGCAACTTTAAAGCAGACGgaaggtggactattctctaaAGCGATATTCTCAATGCAATAATATGTACGGTAGCAGGGATGGGAGAGGAGCTGACTGTGTGATTACTGCTgggaataaatatttaaatgtataaaaaataaatccaaTATTAAATCAttcttaatatattatattcGAGCATATACATTGGTATTTAAACAcctttttaaatgcaaatatgtaataacacaaaaatacaaaaccaaaaaaaaaccctgattggGAGCAGGTTGCGAGGCAGCCTTTTTTGTAGCTTTTATGTCGGAGCAATTCAGCATTCCACAATTTTTCAAGTCCAAACTACGGGGAACTACAGAATTTAAAGCTGTTTCAAGGTCTTCCAATTTTTTTGTAACTTCagagtttaaaaaaagacattttttatttgcagtaGTAAATGTGACACATTTTAAGACTGGTGGACCTGAACGATTTTGCTGCCTGTATTTCCACGACTGTCTTACTGTTTAGTAAGAGACTGGTGGCTTAAAGGTCCTTTCAGAATAAGCTCTGTTGTCCTACCCATGAAAAAATctgttaaatgattaaataacttATAACTAAATTCACTTTGGTTCTGGTTGATGTACATCTGTTTTGCagtttattaattcattgttttcTGTTTAAATACTGTTGACCAAACAGTGTATACATAACTTCTTTACTGCTAACCAAGAACACCAATGCTGACCATTCTGTGAGGAACCAGACAAGAGCAAAGAAACCAGAAGAAGTCTTTAAAGGCTGATGGAAACATGGAGAATAATACAATCTTATCTCCCATGCAGGACAGCCTGAGCTCTTCTGTACTGTGGGAAATGAGAGAACGTGTCGCTAGGCCACTATCTTCTTTCCAAAAGAACAGAGAAAGATTATCGCCCTCAGCACAGTCAGGATGAGAAGCGCATCACAGTTAATCGAAACCCAAAAATTAACTTGGAAAAAAAGTCTCACTTTTCTTCGTGCGACTTTCACTTTCATGTATTTCTCACTGTAATTAATGAAATCTACTCTGAGTCTCAGAAGTTCAGAAAGGAAAAATGATGACAAAGGAAAACCAATACCTGTGAAATCCTTCTCGCTATCTTTACTGAAGTATAGGCTGAGATCTAACACGACCTggggaaaaaaaatattatatgaaTGTGATTTCACTTTAGATTCCTTGTTAACTCGTGTCTCCGGCATTAATATTCTTACTGAGGAAAGAATCC is a window of Trichomycterus rosablanca isolate fTriRos1 chromosome 22, fTriRos1.hap1, whole genome shotgun sequence DNA encoding:
- the grin2ca gene encoding glutamate receptor, ionotropic, N-methyl D-aspartate 2Ca — translated: MGVRLDRPCDALWPPLLLLLSLCTWPCCQGRPFAMPEPAVNVAVVFSGSVYQVEIKGRLSRENFMDLPLEVNPITVLVNDSNPRALLTRICDTLAANRVHGVVFEDNIGSEAVAQILDFISTQTSVPIVGISGGSAVVLPHKGDGSTFLQLGASIEQQINGMFKVMEEYNWDSFAVVTSQYPGNEAFVDYVRSFTDTSYFLWELQDVLTFDMSADVMNDIRARRLLQQIDAQVLLVYCSYDETQYLFSVAREVGLVGPGYIWIISSLAVGNPNLPPPDSFPVGLISIITDRWKMSLRNRVRDGVAIVVKAVESFRKHRGFVPDGHADCQSPVLPENNDTLFKHMLNVTWEHTDFSFNSDGYLVNPAMIIITLDRDRQWDKVGSYEWGILQMRYPVWPRYGTYLEPVSDNRHLTVATLEERPFVIVEAVDHITGTCLSNTVPCRRQSNKTEAIVGETEPYSKLCCKGFCIDILKKLSRNIKFSYDLYLVTNGKHGKLVRGVWNGMIGEVVYKRADMAIGSLTINEERSEIIDFSVPFVETGISVMVARSNGTVSPSAFLEPYSPAVWVMMFVMCLTVVAITVFVFEYCSPVGYNRSLVSAKDPGGPTFTIGKSVWLLWGIVFNNSVPIENPKGTTSKIMVLVWAFFAVIFLASYTANLAAFMIQEQYIDTVSGLSDKKFQKPQEQYPPFRFGTVPNGSTERNIRSNYPEMHSHMVKYNQKGVEDALNSLKTGKLDAFIYDAAVLNYMAGKDEGCKLVTIGSGKVFATTGYGIALQKESRWKRPIDLALLQFLADGDTQKLQTVWLTGICRNEKKEVMSSKLDIDNMAGVFYMLLVAMGLSLLVFAWEHLLYWKLRHSVRKSERLDFLLAISRGIYSCFNGVEDMDHNGSIQGPDVTTSYTQANMLKMLKTAKDIVSSTRVENSLDNATKTIENWTRRGPDVNKPSLPTRLISTDSTHGRLPYISSVTDNHTPYPHRALTPTLPLHYGDNITQTLHEKSRILTRPTPLRYTLPARTSHHQVYGRTLPISSLSSPHIALRDPPPPTAPKPQHRFYMDSQTCPTTSPFFPYREFQVPNIYVEHQEPLETRKLYTEGQGHKKRSHSYVAPSPETRRRNDYDEPSACLAELSANHLMENHSHTTPCLGSHYQRPSASCNSCIKPYLEPDFEDVPLLGKEKLNRRASFLRATWGGDRMRHLDEKPSTSASSSRRMNMPDLFPRVVVANPKPLKMYASAGKNFSYNMPVEPEYLDPAHMCSYPYKPQKLKCSQSTRLPSYREALLQNAAALRRSSSTVVHRHYSTFLNSYNDLPVYVGPTHFYNHPKDTCHMFPCVNHCPNDVALIPRLDGRPVMYQNAAFGSYEGTGCSHQDLPMQTLHTLPASSRKSERRRVLVAHRANSPYLPKPWGRVSSLESEV